A segment of the Scophthalmus maximus strain ysfricsl-2021 chromosome 11, ASM2237912v1, whole genome shotgun sequence genome:
CTTGGATTAGCTAATCTGAAGATGCTGTTCCTGAACTTTAACCAGATTCGAATGTTGCAGGTTGGTGGATTGGAAGGGGCCCTCGCCCTTGCTGTCCTCCACATGAGCCATAATAATATAACGCGGATAGAGGAAGGTGTTTTCAACAACTCCACTGCATTAGAGAAACTCGTCCTGTCCCATAACAGAATCAGAAGCGTGGCCGAGAACAGTTTCAGAGGGACGACAAGTCTCCAACGCCTGGACTTCAGCAGTAACCTGCTGGTCAGTGTTCCAGCTGAGGCATTGAGTGACGTAAAGTGGCTCACGTCTTTGCATCTGCAGATGAACGGCATCAGCAGCCTTCCAGAGGACTGCTTCTCTTCACTGAGCCTGCTGGTTGATCTGAGCTTGAGCAACAACCAGCTGACCACAGTGTTTGAGGGATCACTGAGAGGTCTGACCATGCTGCATGAGCTGGACCTCAGTGTCAACCTCATAGATTCTCTCCCCTCAACAGTCTTCAACGACCTGATCAACCTTGAACTACTGGATTTGTACAGGAACAGCCTGACATATCTTCCTCTGGACATATTCAGGAACTTGACCAACCTGCAACACCTGCAGCTGGACAGCAATGGGATCTCCGCCCTGCAGGATGGGGTCTTTGATTCGCTGCCGAGACTCAAAGAGTTACATTTGTCGTACAACCGCATCTCCAACCTGCACCCTGCTCTGTTCACCAAGCTCGGGTCCCTGCAGAACCTGTACCTGGAGCACAACACGCTGCAGCACCTTCCCAGAGGACTTTTCTCCAGGATGGATGACCTCAGGGAGATAGACCTCACCCACAACCTCATCAGCTCTCTGCATCCCGCTGTCTTCCACGGTTTGGCGAGAGTGCATTCGCTGAGGCTCTCTCATAACCGTCTCTCCTCCTTACACCCGGACCAGTTCCGAGACCTCGAAGGATTAAAAGCTCTAGAGCTGCGTGGAAACCATATAGGCAAACTTCCCACGAGCCTGTTCGTGAACCTGGCAAATCTCACAACGCTGGATCTGGACAACAATTGTCTCTCAGAGCTGTCTCCTGATGACTTTGTGGGGTTAACCCGCCTTAAAGAGCTCAGGTTGAACTTCAATCAGCTCCGTGACATCCCTTCCAACGCCTTCCATCGCCTCCACAACCTCcgcaagctgctgctgaagaacaaCGGCCTGGTTAGTTTGCACCCTCAGCTCTTCGCTTCGAGGCAACCTTCAAAGCTAACCGAGCTCAACTTGGATGGGAACGAGCTGGACCGTCTGCAGCCTGACGTCTTTCGAGGGCTTACGAACCTCCAGAAATTGAGTTTGAAGTGGAACCAGCTCCGAGCGGTGGAGAGCGGGGCTTTTGAGCCTTTGGGGAAGCTCAACAGTGTCTATCTGTCAGGTAATCTGTGGAACTGCACCTGTGCGTGTGTTCGCTATGTCAGCTGCTGGCTCAACGTGCACAGAGACAAGCTGGGAGATCAGCCTGTCTGCtacttctcctcttcatccccctcACCCCTCACTGAGGAGACGGCGCTCTCGCACACAGCAATGCCTCCCTTGTCGTTACAAGACTACTGCACTGCAAACGATGCAAGCAGCTCGAAACCTCCGTTTCCTCTCGAATGGCTTAGTCTGCTCATGATGTTCCTCGTGCTGTAGCTCTGAGGCCATTGTGACAtcctttgttgtgtttttttatcctctgcaactttttttccatgtctGCTCTTGGTTTTTTAAGTAGTTCCTCCCGAATCTCTGATTTCCCTAGGTCTGAATATCAACAGATGCATTAAAAAGTTGTGTCAATCGTATTCATTCAAGGAGAAATCACACAAATATGCTGACAAAGGATTTGTTTTCTCAAGGCTGTGCGTGTGTTCACACATCCTGTCAAAACTGGCTTGACCGCAGGGGAGAAGTTTATGAATAGttgagtgtgcttgtgtgtgtgtgcgtcacatTGAGACAATATAGCAGTCTAAAGGAGAGATTGTAAGCTCTTTCTTACACAGCATTGAGAAAGTcaataaaagattatttttctttgaaaagatTTTAATGTCTGTGTTTATCGATTTGACTTATAGTCACAAAGCTGGAAAATACACACTCCAGGGGGAAATTTACAGACGAATACCTTTCAGAGTgtgctttcttttcctcagtcCGCACATCAGTTCTTCAAATGCACAAGAGGGTCACTTTGTTTCTAGTAAGTCACAGTTGTATTTCAGTTGAACCTAAATTGGGTGGTTTCCAATGCGAAACGAAATGCAATGAAATAGGTCAGTCACACTTTTATGGATTAGGGTAAGACGTTAGCAGCTGCCAGCAAAACACAGCTCAGTTTAAACTGTGGCACGTAAGTTTGTTCATACTACCGCTGGTAAAACTAGGACTCtgaaagacatgaaaatgtcCATTTGCCACAATCGTCACTGCGCCCAAGGTTTTTAGATCATTTGGTCAATAaacccatttttaaaaaagagcctAATAATCGGCTCTGCAATTGgtacaaaaatattaaattcacaTCGACTCTTCTACTCTGTAAAGGAATCAGGGGTTAGtccatttcatttcagacaGTCAATCTCCTGTGGCAACTCTCCTTAGTTCCTGaccatttttgtaatttatgatCCTTTCTTTCTTATATGATTTGAGGATTTCTTATACTTGGTTGCTTTTAAATATAGGTTTTCTACTATCTTGTTCACGGTGCCATACCTGCTTCACTCACTGCAAGTGTGTCTGGAGAGGTGTCATATAAATGTCTCAAGTCAAACCAAAAAGTTGCTCACTTAAGGCTCTTAAAACTTAGGACAGTGTGCACAGTAGCAGTCTACACACTGTGTCCACCTCACATTAAgactattcatttatttgttctcTCATCTGAACTCCACACTGCACAATCCCCACCACTTTACTATGAAGATTAACCCAAAACTAATTtgaaaaatccaacaaaacCACTTTCCAGGAAACCCATCCCTTAATTTTCTCCAATCCATCCATTTATTTCCCCTCAACAGTTACAGGGAAGCGAACGCCACCAGGGCGGGCGGCTCTTTTTGCATCATACGTAGAAACACTTGTGGTCCTTGAGGTTCCTCAGGTAGGAGAAACTCTTCCCACACTTGTCGCACATGAACTGTTTCTCCCCGGTGTGTATCTGCTGGTGGGCCTTCAGGCTGTTGCCCTGGTTGAAGCTGCGTCCGCACGTGTCACAGCTGAACGGCTTCTCGCCGGTGTGGATACGCTGGTGTCTGTTCAGGTTGCCCGTGTTGCTGAAACATTTCCCGCATGTGTCGCATCTGAACGGTTTCTCCCCTGTGTGGACCACctaaggaggagaggggcgggaaagaaaaaaaagtacatacaTGACATACAGTATTACAGCGGAAGGTGTGGACAGCACTGAAATGTCTTATTAACTcagcttttgtttgtgttaaactTGGTGTAAAATAAATGGGTCAATtataatttaaacaaacagtATCACATcgacaggaagtgtgttttGTAACAGCAATGCCAGGGTGTACAGAACATTGCCTAAGTTCTCCATGACATCGTTGAAGACGGGTGATTTTGTGGAATGTGAGTGACCAGTTTTCTCTAAAAAGTGCTTAAATggaaatcatatatatatatatatatatatatatatatatatatatttgagttaTTTAACTAATCGGTAACACAGCtatgtcacttttacattaggtctgtgtgtgcatcattTCCTTATACTGTTTACACTAAAGCTTAGGTCCTAAACTAATGCCTAATGCACTTTTTAAGGAATTGagtcccctctctctgctcataCACAGATGTAAAACCAAGTGACATATTTTTTGTTCTCATGTCAGCAGCTAATGTTAGAGATGGGGATATATTTTCTCATCACAAGACACATTTGTTGTGGAAATAATAGTCCGAGTAAACCTACCTGATGGGATTTAAGGCTGCTGTGCTGTGTAAACATGCGACCACAGATGTCGCAGGAGAACGGCCGCTCCCCgctgtgtgtcttcatgtggatCTTCAGGTAGCTGGACGACTTGAAGCTCTTTCCGCAGAGCCCGCAGCTGTGAGGCCGGTCCACcgtgtggtgctgctggtgcgAGCGCACGTCTGTGATGGAGCTGAGACGCCTGCCGCAGAGGACGCACGTGCACGGAATGGTCGCCGCATGCGTCTGGAGGTGTTTGCGCAGCGAGTCGACGCAGGCCACGGCGGCGCCGCATGCCACGCAGGCCAGCGAGTTCTCGCCCGAGTGGGAGGTCTTCTGATGCATCTTCAAGGCACTCTTCTGGATGAAGCACTTGCCACAAGTCTCGCAGCTGAAGGGACGCTCACCGGTGTGTATCCGCTGGTGGCCCTTCAGAGTGTCGGCCTGGTTGAAGCTTTTGCCGCAGGTCTCACACCTGAAGGGCTTTTCGCCCGTGTGTATGCGCAGGTGCCGCTGCAGGTTCCCTTGTATCGTGAAACTCTTGTTGCAGTACTGGCAGTTGTAGGCCCGCTCGCCGGTGTGGACCATCTGGTGCATCTTCAGGCCGTGGGCTCGGTAGAAGCTCTTGCCGCACTGCTCACAGCGAAACGGCCTGACATCGGCGTGGAGCCGCTGGTGGTTCCTCAGGAGCTGCTTCAGGGTGAAACCCTTCCCACACACATCACAGGTGTGTGGTCTCTCACCTGCATTCGGAGAACATGGAGTATTGTGACAGAATACTGCTTAAGGATAACATGCTTTTAAAGCTGCTGCCCAAATAAACACtactgacaaacacagagaataaTCAACCTGTTCTGCAAGTCCTTAATTTTACTGTACGCCTAAGTCTCATCGCTCTCATCAACCTCACCAGCAGGCAGCAGGTGTCTTTAGCAAACAAGTGTAGGACCCACTGTACATTACCTCTCCAGGCAATACAGGAGACAGATAGTTAGCAATTAGCTGGTGAAGAAAGTAGAACAACTGGCAGAATAGAGGGTGAATGCTGGACTTAAAAAATCACTTGTGGAGAAGAAACACGTCTCCAAAttcatatgtaaatatgtttccCATGGATGTTTCTTAAAACAATCACCATACCAACTTTAAAAAGGTGATAAGATGTCCGGTCTGCTGGTTTGAAATGCGTTCAGCGTAAACTCACCTGTATGGAGCAGCATGTGTGCGTCGAGGCTGCGCTGGAACGAAAAGCCTCTGCCACACTGGGGACAGTGAAGGGGCTTCTCGGCGCTCGCCCCGTGGACGACCTGGTGGgctttgagctgcagcagcttggtGAACGTCTTCCTGCAGTGTTTGCAGCTCAGGGGCTGCTGGTTCTGACCCTCCTTCTTTGCCCGACCTCGGTGGAACCTGGGTTTTGCGACACGTTTGGGTCTGGCGGTGTATCCTGTGTCATCTGGATCTTCTGGCTCCAGCtaacaggaaagaaaatgacacattgttcatctttgtttcctttaacccactttttttttctttttggtgggTTGATGCTTATTCTGTGATACACTGGATGAAAGGCAGAAATCAAATGAACAATTGCTGTTCATCACGTGCTTCGGGCCGACTGCCCTTCAcccacacattaacacattttgtCCATTTAAGACACCATTCTTGATTATGAAAAAACAGACTATGGATGTGTTCAATTCTTGACATAATAAAGTCAGACAAACAGATGTATTCTGTTCTATTGTTGAAATCAACCTGAGAGTCTGGGTCGTCGTCATCGTTCTGGCCCGTTTCTTCAATGCAGTGAGTGGCATCAGAAGACTTCTGGCCAGCAAACGCTTCCAATCCCTCCTCCTTTATTGTAACCGCTTGAACACTGTCCTGAGAGAAATACAGGATAAGGCCACACAGAAAGATTTAAGGGGGTTTGAATACCTACAAAGCTGAATAAAAAGCTAAAGGTATGAAAGATACGAGCGCCCCTCTCCACATCATTTTGCATGCTTTTGACCGACAGTCGTTTTCAAGGTCAGTCCACCCCCCAGGATTCCAATACAATGGTATTAAAGGTGTTGCTGTTTAACATGATAATTCCCCCACATAGAGACATGGTTTTCCCAGTTTGGGTGTCTGAATGGGAGAAAATCTCTCCTGCCACGTTCTGAATTATTGTAAAAAGCCTTTACAGATGAATGAGGCTTTTATAGAAGCAGATTTACACACAGTTCAACACATATGAGTGTCCACATCCTATGGCTTATCAGATTTtatcacaaaacaaattaaactaaaaaaaaaattaaaaatcattctGACAGTGTGTTctataagaaaacaaaaaaactaatttgaatcAGTTTATTCTGACTCGTCAGTCAGCTGTTATTAAAAGATGTAAATGTAGcatgaggggaagaaaaggaagccGGACAGGGAAAGATATTAAACGCAGTTCAGCCTCTACAGGGGGTGGACATCTCTGTGAGACAAGATGAGGATTTACCTCGTACGTTCTGCCTTTCCACAGGTGAAGTATCGGTGACCTTTTTACCCCAGTGTCACCAGTAGCCACGGCTGTTGATTTAAggaaaaacaattaaagaagATATTCATTAGAACTTTTGTGGCAACTTCCTATTGATTGGACCAAGTACCAAGTGGTAGTATTGTGTCTACAGTAACCCCTTGTCGTAAAACAATTTTATGACAATTTCTGAAGcagattttcacatttaaaataaccCAAAATGAGACTGTAAGTGTTTAGTGTTTAGTTGAGAGAAGCAACAGCCATCACCTCTGCGGCTCTTCCTCGCTGAGCGGTGGTTCTTCTGGACAGTGTCTCCTTCTGCTCCGTTGGTCAGagcccccccgtcctcctcctcctcctctctgttgccctcctccatcagctcctcCGCTTCCCTCTGGCCTCCGCCGCTCTCCAACACCAGCTTCAGCTCCGTTTCGGCCAGCTCCAGCCTCCGCCTCAGGTCCTCGATCTCTGCCGCGCCCTGTGACACctacagaacagaaacacagaccatcttttaaaaatagaatTTAAGATATTCAgggacatatatatattttttaaagtggcaGCTTTCCCATTCTAGGTATTTTAATCTTGCATGTTTTATCTCAAAGGCAATTGTAAACGTTCTCGAGTTAGCTCAATCATCTCAGCAGAAATCTGGTTCTGTTAAATTATTACAGATACAATGTTCAAAGGCAAAGGTGCCTTCAACTCACTTTTCAGTGATATTGAAACAGCACGTCGCACTTTTTGTGTACCATAGGTTTTATACCTGATATTTGGCCAAATTCAAATCAGCACATGGCCAATATTGGCACATCTAGATCTGACAGATAAATTCACATGGTGATAAGcagaaaattaatcagcaactactAATTTAGTAATTAACTTATCATTGATAATATTATCAACCAAAGATGCCATGAAATTGTTTTATATTACAGTGAAATATTTGGCCTTTGAACTGAGAACTGAGAACATGCActcataaaacatatttttttaatcccatAGGAAGACTATACTGTACGTCTATAGGAAGAAATTCCTTCTTTGAAAGATAATCTATAACCCTGCACAACATATAATATCACATTTAGAAAAGTGCTTGACCGTGAAACTAAACTTAAAATACTTTCACTGCAGAACATGTACAAATACTTTT
Coding sequences within it:
- the si:dkey-182i3.11 gene encoding leucine-rich repeat-containing protein 15, which encodes MLAALTLASLSLLAWTSDLCPPTCQCLHNLTSIACQEKGLALIPELPGGTEELYVSYNEIQEIPCGGLEKLQVLDLTKNRLNVFLSHNPVWPNMTKLSKLFLRDNGLKSLRPGQFQKCTALTLLDLSENLLEYLPNGFLLGLANLKMLFLNFNQIRMLQVGGLEGALALAVLHMSHNNITRIEEGVFNNSTALEKLVLSHNRIRSVAENSFRGTTSLQRLDFSSNLLVSVPAEALSDVKWLTSLHLQMNGISSLPEDCFSSLSLLVDLSLSNNQLTTVFEGSLRGLTMLHELDLSVNLIDSLPSTVFNDLINLELLDLYRNSLTYLPLDIFRNLTNLQHLQLDSNGISALQDGVFDSLPRLKELHLSYNRISNLHPALFTKLGSLQNLYLEHNTLQHLPRGLFSRMDDLREIDLTHNLISSLHPAVFHGLARVHSLRLSHNRLSSLHPDQFRDLEGLKALELRGNHIGKLPTSLFVNLANLTTLDLDNNCLSELSPDDFVGLTRLKELRLNFNQLRDIPSNAFHRLHNLRKLLLKNNGLVSLHPQLFASRQPSKLTELNLDGNELDRLQPDVFRGLTNLQKLSLKWNQLRAVESGAFEPLGKLNSVYLSGNLWNCTCACVRYVSCWLNVHRDKLGDQPVCYFSSSSPSPLTEETALSHTAMPPLSLQDYCTANDASSSKPPFPLEWLSLLMMFLVL